One Psychrobacillus glaciei genomic region harbors:
- a CDS encoding ABC transporter ATP-binding protein, whose amino-acid sequence MAEKLLEIKNLKQYFNPGKPNEVRAVDDVSFDIFKGETLGLVGESGCGKSTTGRTIIRLYDATDGEVIYDGVNVHDKKTKKDLKIFNRKMQMIFQDPYASLNPRMKVLDIIAEGLDIHGLVKNPTERTKRVEELLETVGLNKEHANRYAHEFSGGQRQRLGIARALAVNPEFIIADEPISALDVSIQAQVVNLLKELQKEKGLTYLFIAHDLSMVKYISDRIGVMYFGKLVELAPAEDLYNNPLHPYTQSLLSAIPLPDPNYERTRVRKSYDPASHNYQTGEEIAMREVTPGHFVYCSEKEFETMKAISQSRL is encoded by the coding sequence ATGGCTGAAAAATTACTAGAAATTAAAAATTTAAAGCAATATTTTAATCCAGGTAAGCCAAATGAAGTTCGCGCAGTGGATGATGTAAGCTTCGATATTTTTAAAGGTGAAACTTTAGGACTTGTTGGAGAATCTGGTTGTGGAAAATCAACAACTGGACGCACAATTATACGTCTATATGACGCTACTGATGGCGAAGTAATTTACGATGGCGTTAATGTACATGATAAAAAAACTAAAAAAGATTTAAAAATATTTAATCGCAAAATGCAAATGATTTTCCAAGATCCATACGCTTCACTTAATCCACGTATGAAAGTTTTGGATATCATTGCAGAAGGTTTAGATATTCATGGGCTTGTAAAAAATCCAACAGAGCGTACAAAGCGTGTAGAAGAGCTTCTAGAGACGGTTGGTTTAAACAAGGAACATGCTAACCGATATGCGCATGAATTTTCTGGTGGTCAACGCCAACGTTTAGGTATTGCAAGAGCACTTGCGGTAAATCCTGAATTTATCATTGCGGATGAGCCGATTTCTGCATTAGACGTGTCGATTCAAGCACAGGTTGTAAACTTATTAAAAGAATTACAAAAGGAAAAAGGATTAACTTATTTATTCATTGCGCATGATTTATCCATGGTAAAATATATCTCTGACCGTATAGGTGTTATGTATTTTGGAAAATTGGTAGAACTTGCACCGGCAGAGGATTTATACAATAATCCACTACATCCTTACACGCAGTCACTTTTGTCAGCGATTCCGCTTCCTGATCCAAATTATGAACGTACTCGTGTTCGTAAATCTTACGATCCAGCATCTCATAATTATCAAACAGGTGAAGAAATAGCAATGCGTGAAGTAACTCCAGGGCATTTTGTATATTGCTCAGAAAAAGAATTTGAAACGATGAAGGCTATTTCACAGTCACGTCTTTAA
- a CDS encoding putative glycoside hydrolase: MRNTIKWLASLSIFATLLIPTSVFAEMNLFSNNFSTKEFSFVAIDKSLVSSSKLFVYDSGLSFEYPDAVRGVYVTGHSAGGSRFKDLLKLMDTSELNAMVIDIKDDFGNLTYIPNEDSSLAKYNIGKPYIKDPRAMLKVMEEKKIYPIARIVVFKDTELAESKPELSFVDGDTVWKNRRGEAFVNPFLQEVWDHNVEIAIEAAKMGFKEIQFDYVRFPEGFEKREDTLKYSLGKYESTELDPVQRRVQAVTDFVAYAREKLKPYGAQVSVDIFGYSATLPEAPGIGQNFSKISENVDVISSMIYPSHWTSYFGIKKPDLEPYRLVQEYAKVENAKLAELENPPVSRPWIQDFTASYLGAGNYQIYGKAQVEAQIKALKEAGINEYLLWNAGNRYTPGVEYTP; the protein is encoded by the coding sequence ATGAGGAATACGATTAAATGGTTAGCTTCATTGAGTATATTTGCAACTTTATTAATTCCAACTTCTGTTTTTGCTGAAATGAATTTGTTTTCCAATAATTTCTCGACTAAAGAATTCAGTTTTGTGGCAATTGACAAGTCGCTCGTTTCTTCATCTAAATTATTTGTTTACGACTCTGGACTTTCTTTTGAGTATCCAGACGCGGTAAGAGGTGTATATGTAACTGGACATTCGGCGGGAGGTTCCAGGTTTAAAGATTTATTAAAATTGATGGACACATCAGAATTAAATGCAATGGTAATTGATATAAAAGATGATTTTGGAAACTTAACATATATACCAAACGAGGATTCTTCCTTAGCAAAGTATAATATTGGAAAACCATACATAAAAGACCCTCGTGCGATGCTTAAAGTCATGGAGGAAAAGAAAATCTATCCCATTGCGCGGATCGTTGTTTTTAAAGATACAGAACTGGCAGAAAGTAAACCGGAATTGTCATTTGTCGATGGGGATACGGTTTGGAAAAATAGACGAGGAGAGGCCTTTGTTAACCCATTTTTACAAGAGGTATGGGATCATAACGTAGAAATAGCCATTGAGGCAGCAAAAATGGGCTTTAAAGAAATACAATTTGACTATGTTCGTTTCCCTGAAGGATTTGAAAAAAGAGAAGATACCCTTAAGTACTCGTTGGGGAAGTATGAGTCAACTGAGCTTGATCCGGTACAACGACGTGTGCAAGCAGTTACCGACTTTGTCGCCTATGCAAGAGAAAAATTAAAACCATATGGAGCACAAGTCTCAGTTGATATATTTGGATATTCTGCAACACTTCCAGAAGCACCAGGTATTGGGCAAAACTTTTCTAAAATCTCGGAAAATGTGGACGTCATTTCATCGATGATTTATCCAAGTCACTGGACATCGTATTTTGGTATTAAAAAACCAGATTTAGAACCATACCGTTTAGTTCAAGAATATGCTAAAGTAGAAAATGCTAAATTAGCAGAGTTAGAAAATCCACCTGTTTCACGTCCGTGGATTCAAGATTTTACAGCTTCTTACTTGGGTGCTGGGAATTATCAAATATATGGAAAAGCGCAAGTAGAAGCACAAATTAAAGCTCTGAAAGAAGCAGGAATAAACGAATACTTACTGTGGAATGCTGGAAATAGGTATACACCTGGTGTTGAATATACACCTTGA
- the spxA gene encoding transcriptional regulator SpxA, protein MVTLFTSPSCTSCRKAKAWLEEHDIPYTERNIFSEPLSISEIKEILRMTEDGTDEIISTRSKIFQKLNVDVESLPLQRLYELIQEYPGLLRRPIILDEKRLQVGYNEDEIRRFLPRKVRAYQLMEAQRLVN, encoded by the coding sequence ATGGTAACATTATTTACTTCACCTAGTTGTACTTCATGTAGAAAAGCAAAAGCGTGGTTGGAAGAGCATGATATTCCATATACAGAGCGTAACATTTTTTCTGAACCACTTAGTATAAGTGAAATAAAGGAAATTTTAAGAATGACCGAAGACGGGACAGATGAAATTATATCTACTCGTTCTAAAATATTTCAAAAATTAAACGTCGATGTGGAAAGCCTTCCACTTCAACGACTATATGAGTTAATCCAAGAATATCCTGGATTATTACGTCGACCAATTATTTTAGATGAAAAACGCTTGCAAGTTGGGTATAACGAAGATGAAATACGTAGATTTTTGCCAAGAAAAGTTCGTGCCTACCAGCTAATGGAAGCACAACGTCTTGTTAACTAG